Genomic DNA from Danaus plexippus chromosome 16 unlocalized genomic scaffold, MEX_DaPlex mxdp_23, whole genome shotgun sequence:
ttataaaacatacctcttatatagatttaatttaaaacatttattaatagacaTAGCATTGCCATATATGTAACAATAGCAGAATTTTTgtcttacataaaaatatatggaatgtAGGAGCATAACATAAAACaagggttaaaaaaaaattgaaagaaaattctACACACACATAAACTTAAATACATCATCAGCTGAACTTAGgccttaaatattatgaccTTTTAGTAATCTTTCAtcaaaaatgataatattataaacgaaaataaaGTGTATTTAGACACAAAACACAATAAGCAACAACAGATTCATTAAAATCTCAACAGCACTGTATATCTTAAAGTTCAAtcagtttgtttttaataatccaATTCACTTTAAAATGACCAGCAATCTAATGCTTCCCATCAAAAAAGACGTAAATCCACAAAAACTGAAGACAattatgtgtataaaaatataacgaacgATATCGTCTAGTCTTTGACgtcatttttcatataaacaagTTTTAGCATAAAGCGTCATTAATGAATTCTAAGAACGCAAAGGACATCGATTTCCATACAATCTAATAAAGATCTAACCAACCGTGACCAAAACCTGCCAATAATGTATAACATGAACCTCAACTGAATACATTAGTGTAATTATCTGAAGAGATgaggtttaaaatataattatatgtaatttaagaataacttattttaaaacaatcctTCTGTCACCCAcaagatgaaaatattattatacgacCCTATTGATAAGCCTTTCAAATttctacaattattataaagacactttgcaaaaaatattaatacgtatactcatgtataatattgtatttttatgtgaaaaatgaTATGAGCTTGTTAAACATaagtatacttatatataatttgatatttctatGTGAAAGAGATTATAAGTTTGTTAAACAGATGTCAACACTGACCCTATAACAATTACACATTCGCAGAAAGAACCAGAAACTATAGGGAATGTTAAAATAGACACAAAAGccatattcaaaataattgcaaTAGCGTACAGAATGTCAAAgtcttactttatttttatatgtatctatttaaatatggaggttttaatttatgataaaaatattaatattttaatggagtTATTAAAAACGTACCGTCTGTATAAGAGTTTTTTATGCATCGTCAATGAAATGGTGATTCAACGACTGgcaaattaaatgtttgaagCTCCGAAGGAGCAAGTATAAATAAGCAGCTCCAGTAAGTGTTGTATCATAAGTCACCTAACGTTGCAGCACCACAATACTGTGAAACAGTGACGGTGGGTACTCAAACGATATAACTATAGtcattattagtattaatataaattgcattATCAAACCTATTACATAGTCAACTGTATtactgatattaataataattccagaTGATTCTTAAGTCGTGCGTAGTGTTATGCTGCGTGCTAGTTTGTGTGTTGGGAGATGAAAAGTACACGGACAAATATGATAACGTTAACTTGCAAGAGATTTTAGAAAACAAGAGACTCTTAGAAGCTTATGTCAACTGTGTCCTTGATAAAGGAAAATGCAGTCCTGAAGGCAAAGAATTGAAGGGTGAGTTAACCATTAATAAAGTTGTTTTGATGAAatctactttttatttttattgacaaatattCTCCGTAATCAGGTTATATCATCTCAACTCGCAACTGATGAAATTActgtatttatcatttattatctcGATTTCATCCACAGAACACATCCAGGACGCTTTGGAGACCGGCTGCGAAAAATGTACCGATAAACAAATGGAAGGAACCACCACCATGATCGACCACTTGGTTAAACATGAACGAGCTATGTGGAAGGAGCTGACGGACAAGTTCGACCCCAAAGGAATCTGGAGGAAGAAGTACGAGGACCGCGCGAGAGAAAAGGGCATTGTCATCCCAGAAGATTAAAATGATATGAACaacgaatttattttaataaaatttgttactaatatttatgtttttcaattatataaaacctttaataaCGTTCTTTaatgaatcatttaaatattcacatcAATATCGCTTTATttcctatttaattaataataaatgaataattttcagAGCAAAACTATACCTTGTGTGTTTTTATTCAGGTTTTATGTTCTTTTGAATCCACTTTCTGACTCTTTAATGATAAAACAACAGAAGTAAAACTTTCTTAAAACAGTCTCTTATTTATGAGAATAGTCAATTTAAAACGATGTTCTAGCTACGCGctgacatatatattaatatataaaaaacaacataattaatCCATAAACGTACATTCTAAAAATATGAAGGAAAATGTGTTTCTCGGTTAAGGTTAAGTTATAATCATTCTCGCGTAAACTGTATTCaagtattttgatttataataattttatacttccTTCTCTCAGCGACTCCGTTTAAATGGACTTTGGATTTGGGTCTGACCGAAATAAACGATGTCTGCTTAATCAAAATTGTTGCAGTTACTGAATAATAGGCCAATCTATAGCTGCTGTAACTTGATTTTTAGGTCCTATTTCCTAAGGAACTACAGGGAatttagcaataaaatatatgcattatagttttatctagattagttacatattttttgcgTGGAAACATTACGAAAATCCACTCATTTACATATCCATAAATCCTATTAAACTTGATTTTATTACACTATGAATTTATCACGCTTGAAAAAACAACTATATAGtagtagtatatataaatacgagTAAATATAATGAGTCGTATGTGAAGacaattccaaaaaaaaaatgctatttttCTAGTTGTTACTTTGAatcataagaaaatattttattgttactactttttaatttcgacTAAAGACAATGAGTCAGTTCAGACCTTAGTTTtgtatttagtaaataattatatgttaaggttaaattataatcatatgaacgaaataaaatttgccTTTAGACtcaacaaaacttaaaaaatttattaactgcCAGATCTTGCCCTCCAACGTCCATGTATAAAAacttgttacgtacgcgcaacatattaaaaaaataaatgaacatcgccagGGCAACAAcattgtatggataaaatatcatattacgagTGACGTTGATGACTCCGCGGAAGGAACAGCAAGCCGTGTgtaccagaagattcctgataccacacaagcaatGGAATAGGATTGCTATCCtgacatcggggcaatcatgtagtctcacgtataggttataagttttgatatgtaattcttattataatatacaacacgttaataattttcaaagttttccTGAAACTTCTGGTTGCTACCCTAGATAATTAACTATGatttacatgaaaataacaaaaataaacaaaatcagtCTTACACACAAACTAGAAAAAGAAAGATGAACACAAACACTTGCACTCACacgccaaaaaaaaaacaaagatttgAGAGGTAAATTTCGTAATACTatcttttaacttatatttacattatattttcttgttatacattttattttcttgtcttTTTAGGATTTATTTGCAAAGAAAATGGACTTTtgctaaaaaaatactcttatatattattctaagaTTTTGGAAAGTTTTGCTAAACATATATTTCAGATGAATGGAACTAAGCTTTTCGGACACTACGTgttttttactatttgttaactacataatcccaacGTTTTGGCTCCAGCAATCATGATCACAGGCAGACGAGATTAAAACACTTTCATCTCAGTATccaaaaagataatataaatcatatctaAAAGATtatagaaacaatataaattctacCAATGGTTATTAATCCATGGATTATATCCAGGATGCTTTGGAGATCGGCTGGGAAAAATGTACCGATAAATAAATGGAAGGGACTACTACCATGATTGACCACTTAGTTAAACATAAGCAAGCTATCTGGAAGGAGTGGACGGACAAGTTCGACCCCAAAGGAGTCTGGAGGAAGAAGTAAGAGAGAAGGGGACTTTGTCAACCCAGaagattaaaatgatattaacgATGGAATTCATAGATcatcgtttattatttttttgtaataaaatttgataagaattttttgtatttcaatgaaaatacttTTCGACATTTATTTGTGGATTTATTGAACTCGCACTACAAAGGCGATATTtcgtaaaaatatgttttattgctCTTTAGTTATTAGTGGAACGGATAACAACAAAGCGGATGTTTTTAAACTTgagatgaatattttttatttaagagatgtatatatatatgcacatGAAGCAAAAATAGTAtagttagttttaataaaatacaatgtatAAGCTTTTATGATATTTCTCTGTCGATTGAACAGAAAGTAGTAAGAtaagtcaaaaataaaacaataattattacacaaaagatatatttatttagggtTTCTTTATTAAGGGtaagttttgtatatttaaatgaaaaaaactagcgaaaatcttagatctcattaagttttatatattctcaATCATTCTATtgatacacatatattatatatctatttcaaGAACCACACATCATGTGCAATTTAGTAACAGATTGAATGAAATCAATGTTGCcatgtaaaaatattcgtactttaaaactaaaaacgaatccattatagtaatattttaaatctgtgttttttaatcttattatcacattttttgttaattttgagtGAAATGAGATTTTAGtgcaaataagttttttatacggtcattgttttaaaatatatataaaaaaacacgtcTTCAAAAACAACAACATTGGAACAcagaaactaaaataattttacacttaaGTACTATTGCTTATCTTAtcctgtttaataataaattttataacgaaaaatatatttattgactttCCAATAATCTTATACCTAAgtaaatgtatacattttcttaatatctACTCACATTTTGAAGTCGGTGCCttctaaaaactaattttggtTCTCctccattttttaatttcccttAAGAATCCCGTTATAGAAAACAGACTTGGTGACAATGGGACCACCTGAAGGATGTAACCTTTCTGATCAAAAAGTAATTCCTTTAATCGGTCCaggagtattcaaaaaaatacataaaaaaaggagTAAAACGAACTGGGAAGAAAAAATTTGTGTAAAAACTTctagaaatgtttttgtttataaaacactcattaaaatgaaaatcaaaataattatatttaaggtatCGTTTGCAACTTTAGAatgtatatttagaaaaaaattaatttataggaaaaatattatgtttgagaAATAggatatttcatacaaaaacatgttttaggggaaagttataaatttattaatacaattcttttacacgtatgtatttttttcgaaacaggaaaactgaaaaatttacaatattcttaagaaaaagactttaaaaaaaggcatggttaaaataaaataagataaaatataaataactttgtgACCTTCTTCtgactttgaaatattttttatttcattaaaatgataaatcgttacttttaataacctaaacaaaaaatatcttttttaaatgaatagcctacgttttggtttatttttattacttggcTAAGTTCATTCAACAATATACAGAAACAGTTTTgaggtaaaaattaattctaaagctttgaaatctattttttatttattttattttattaaaattttccaccatgtattcaaattgttttaataagttttactaACACTGCTGAGGgtaataaaaacttcttaCCTTTTGAATATCTATATCCAAAATCTAATcgcaaacaatatttaaacagctaaacaacttataaaaactaacttTAAACCTTGATTCTTTTTCCCAAATCTTATAGCTTACTTCActtgtttttgaatataatatattttgcattgtattcgtatacacaaaataaatataaatcttaaaatcatatacaacgtaaacaaatataaacatatacataacaaCTTATACGTTAAATAACCAAccaattaagttttattatggaATTACAGATTAACTGAAAAATGTCACAAAGGTGAGATGTTGTCTATGACGCCACGTGTTTACgtgtttaacaatttatattatattaatttcttagaaGGATACGGAcgaatatatatcttttttatagattCTCGGTacacttgaaaaaaaatagaatacaaaCTAATTgatcaaagtaattttccACGAGTGTATTGTTTAATTAGTAAACAATTCTcatatgaaatgtaaaaaaaatcagtcataattagtaaataaacatcactaaaacaaaaaattgttgtttttcAAGGTGTCTAGAGatgaattattttgataaacgaAAATACAGCCTCTTAAAGACTATACAGGATGTATAAACTGTACAAGgcattataaaactatagtactagtaaaattacaaaaatactaGATTTAAAAATCCATACATataaggataatatttttttttaaattaagagaaTTAACACAAtttcaagaataaaatatgattgaaCCTTCAATTAACTTTGAATAGAAAAACTGGTAAAACCTTGATCTTTGATTCATGTCTGCCTTTAAAGAGACATTATGTATACGttattacaaaagaaataaacaagttCTAATAAAGTGCATTAAAGTGTATACATGAGTTTAAGCAAACGTTAACGTATAGAGCGTACTGTATAAGAGTTTTTTATGCAACGTCAATGAAATGGTGATTCAACGACTGgcaaattaaatgtttgaagCTCCAAAGGAACAAGTATAAATAAGCAGCTCCAGTAAGTGTCGTATCATAAGTCACCTAACGTTGCAGCACCACAATACTGTGAAACAGTGACGGTGGGTACTCAAACGATATAACTATAGtcattattagtattaatataaattgcattATCAAACCTATTACATAGTTAACTGGATtactgatattaataataattccagaTGATTCTTAAGTCGTGCGTAGTGTTATGCTGCGTGCTAGTTTGTGTGTTGGGAGATGAAAAGTACACGGACAAATATGATAACGTTAACTTGCAAGAGATTTTAGAAAACAAGAGACTCTTAGAAGCTTATGTCAACTGCGTCCTTGATAAAGGAAAATGCAGTCCTGAAGGCAAAGAATTGAAGGGTGAGTTaaccattaatataattgttttgatgagaaatctattttttactttttattgacaaatattCTCCGTAATCAGGTTATATCATCTCAACTCACAACTAatgaaaatactatatttatcattaattatctCGATTTCATCCACAGAACACATCCAGGACGCTTTGGAGACCGGCTGCGAAAAATGTACCGATAAACAAATGGAAGGAACCACCACCATGATCGACCACTTGGTTAAACATGAACGAGCTATGTGGAAGGAGCTGACGGACAAGTTCGACCCCAAAGGAATCTGGAGGAAGAAGTACGAGGACCGCGCGAGAGAAAAGGGCATTGTCATCCCAGaagattaaaatgatattaacgAAGAAAATCGTGTTACTTCGCAaatgtgatttatattaaattttgtattcacttctattttaactgtatttttttcaagaaccctttaaatagatattcattaatatctgtaaatataaaaatcataaattctgtaaatatatatatatattttttttttttcgaggtataaatagtataaatattttctttcgaGTCCAAAATAGagttcttattaataaaaaatttaagtgataaacatattataattttactaataaattttaaaacttgcgtctatgatttaatttcaatagaaactaaaatataagaaaaaaaaaattgagcaaatatttctacttttcatttaaagtaaggaaaattattgaaataccgATGAAATCTAACTTAAAAGAGTAAGCAAATTCGCATACTTATGTTTTTGGCTAACAgttgaaatcaaatataaaatataagtaactcCCACGAcatgaacaaatatattaaaattacattccaattttgattaaaatagtgattttaaaattgaaaggaaaaagaatataaaacggTCTTTGTTTTCCCATTATTTCCGCGGTCTCATCGTTACCGTTTAAGTCAATTAAATGCAATTAATATCTAAACATCTCGATACGGCTTGCGTAATCCATTCTTATATGCATGTATAAAATGGATAAACACGGAACTTTTTCACATTTCGACTGACAATATAATAAGAGACGGAGAAGCGCAATTACAATGAAGTGTGTCATTATAATTGGGTTAGCTTTAATAGGCGTCTGTACATCAGAGGATAAATACACGGACAGATATGATGATATTAATGTTGATGAGATTTTATCTAACAAAAGATTGTTTACGTCATACATAAAGTGTTTAATGGACCAAGGACGTTGCACTCCTGAGGGTAACACATTGAAAGGTATGTGTGGAATGTccgtaatattctttttttttattattttgtttaaagcatgaaaaattaaaagagaatagaaattataaaaaaaatgctttaaatatataatatataaaatagaatgagACTAAGTATAAGCTGCCATTAAGCGCATATGCAATGTAATTTGGGTGAGCATTTCTAGTTAGAATATTCTTTGTTCTCGagcaaaacatataattatttacagtatAAAGAAATGAACAACCATTAAAAGTCAATACAGCCCATTTGTAGCTTCATaatcaatagaaaatatattcaatgctCATTTATGTATTGAACACAGATTACAACCAAGTTTATACAGTCATAACaatcaaaagaaaattttattaccgtCAACAAACGTTAGCGAAGTTATATTTGTCAAGAATCAAGataagatacatttttttggGAGTACAGGCTTAAAAATTCATCTTTAATGGTTGTAAAGTATTACAATGTGAATGTGATATTAttctgaataattaaaaattatttgggaGCATAGTGTTTGTAGTCTTGTGAATTATCGTCAAgcaactaatttatttattctaattcAAGTCAAAGTAAATGgctcattttatataaaataccacTTCAATGTTTTGCGATTATAATACGAAagtttgtatgtgtgtatatttattattctttatactaAACCTACTGAACGAGTTTcagtgaaaaaattattacgtagAATTACTCCTAAGAAGTCCCACAtagttaaattacaaaaacgtGTAACTATGTGGTCTATGATGAGAAAAATAGATTGTTActccaataataataaaaaaaattaaactacatGACTTAAGTTTTTAGTAAATTGTTGAAAtcgaaaagtatatattactaaattatttttattcggcAATCATTTAAgatcaaacaaataaactaGGATAATGTTATCTAAGACTAAACTAGGATATTCGGATATCCtatgcaaatttattattttatttttcacgaaGTTTCCGTTACTTTACAACAGCCATGATGGGCAGACTAGATGAAAGTTaggttgaatataaaaataaaacaatgaatgaaCGTAATATGAGCAAAAATCATGGATTCTTATAAAAAGTGTACATACTTACAATACAAAACTACTATATACTGCTACACTTACttacatacaaaaacttaGATATCCAAATTTCAACTAAGCATAaccaaaaaatctataaattctaagacatgtaaaaaaatacattaaattaaaaacctatAATATTATCCTttataagtgtatattttacaaattgaaTAATGTTATGGTGTTCTTTACTTTCAGTACACGTAACGGATGCAATTCAAAATTCCTGTTCAAAATGCACAGAAATCCAGAAAACGAAAGCCAGGAAGGTTGTGAACTACATTCGCGAAAACAACAAAGACGTCTGGGACGAACTGATAAAGAAA
This window encodes:
- the LOC116772001 gene encoding allergen Tha p 1-like, whose translation is MILKSCVVLCCVLVCVLGDEKYTDKYDNVNLQEILENKRLLEAYVNCVLDKGKCSPEGKELKEHIQDALETGCEKCTDKQMEGTTTMIDHLVKHERAMWKELTDKFDPKGIWRKKYEDRAREKGIVIPED
- the LOC116772005 gene encoding ejaculatory bulb-specific protein 3-like, translated to MKCVIIIGLALIGVCTSEDKYTDRYDDINVDEILSNKRLFTSYIKCLMDQGRCTPEGNTLKVHVTDAIQNSCSKCTEIQKTKARKVVNYIRENNKDVWDELIKKYDPKDEYKEKYEAFLEGKF
- the LOC116772002 gene encoding allergen Tha p 1-like, coding for MILKSCVVLCCVLVCVLGDEKYTDKYDNVNLQEILENKRLLEAYVNCVLDKGKCSPEGKELKEHIQDALETGCEKCTDKQMEGTTTMIDHLVKHERAMWKELTDKFDPKGIWRKKYEDRAREKGIVIPED